Proteins encoded together in one Ralstonia insidiosa window:
- a CDS encoding acyl-CoA dehydrogenase family protein has product MSSIPLHRLPTAPERLAEVLAAITPQLAATAAEHDAHGTFAHENFALLHTSGLTAQVIPHAHGGGGANLATARRIIASVAYGDAATALVLTMTYLQHRALGRADTRWPAHLRQQVFSTALNEGALINALRVEPDLGTPARGGLPGTIATRVGDHWRIHGRKLYSTGSPALRWLAVWARTDEAEPRVGIFLVPRPLPDTPGIRIEPTWNHLGLRASGSHDVVLEDVVIPLDHAVDIRPAAEWADSGAHVDQQAWMAVLLGSLYDAVAQAARDWLVQFLNTRAPANLGAPLATLPRMQEAAGEIAAALRTNRVLLDHAAEAADAGTPLSTTDSGLLKYTVTGNAIRAVELALQLSGNHGLSRHNPLERHYRDVLCSRIHTPQNDSILLAAGRTALGV; this is encoded by the coding sequence ATGTCGTCCATCCCCCTGCATCGCCTGCCCACGGCACCCGAACGGCTTGCCGAGGTGCTGGCCGCCATCACGCCGCAACTGGCGGCTACCGCTGCGGAGCACGATGCGCACGGCACATTTGCGCACGAGAACTTTGCCCTGCTACATACTTCCGGATTGACCGCGCAAGTCATTCCGCACGCACATGGCGGCGGTGGCGCAAACCTGGCCACGGCGCGCCGCATCATCGCGTCGGTTGCGTATGGTGATGCCGCGACTGCACTCGTGCTGACGATGACGTATCTGCAGCATCGCGCGTTAGGCCGCGCAGATACGCGTTGGCCCGCGCACCTACGGCAGCAGGTGTTTTCCACGGCATTGAATGAAGGTGCCCTCATCAACGCATTGCGCGTGGAGCCAGACTTGGGCACACCGGCACGCGGCGGCCTGCCAGGCACGATCGCTACGCGCGTTGGCGACCACTGGCGCATTCACGGCCGCAAGCTCTACAGCACCGGCAGTCCGGCGCTGCGCTGGCTGGCGGTGTGGGCGCGCACCGATGAAGCGGAGCCGCGTGTCGGCATCTTCCTCGTCCCGCGCCCGCTGCCAGACACGCCCGGCATCCGCATCGAACCCACCTGGAACCACCTGGGCCTGCGCGCTTCCGGTAGCCACGACGTTGTGCTGGAAGACGTGGTCATTCCGCTCGACCACGCCGTTGACATCCGGCCTGCCGCTGAGTGGGCAGATAGCGGCGCGCATGTCGATCAGCAAGCCTGGATGGCCGTCCTGCTCGGCAGCCTGTACGACGCCGTGGCGCAGGCCGCGCGCGATTGGCTCGTGCAGTTCCTGAACACGCGTGCGCCTGCCAACCTCGGTGCGCCGCTGGCAACGCTGCCGCGCATGCAGGAGGCGGCCGGCGAAATTGCGGCCGCGCTGCGCACCAATCGCGTGCTGCTCGACCACGCTGCCGAGGCAGCCGATGCCGGCACACCGCTCTCCACGACCGATAGCGGGCTGCTCAAATACACCGTTACCGGCAATGCCATCCGCGCGGTGGAACTGGCGCTGCAGCTCTCGGGCAACCACGGCCTGTCGCGCCACAACCCGCTTGAGCGCCACTACCGCGATGTGCTCTGCAGCCGCATCCACACGCCGCAGAACGATTCGATCCTGCTGGCCGCCGGCCGCACTGCGCTTGGGGTTTAG
- a CDS encoding LLM class flavin-dependent oxidoreductase: MSVDFIGMIQSQKQSEIHPPDPNGPVIDRDYVRAFAQAHEQAGFDRILVPHHSTGPSATLTISYAAALTERIHFMLAHRPGFTNPTLAARQIATLDQFTGGRLGVHFISGGSDSEQRRDGDYLDHDQRYARTDEYLSILRRIWTEAKPFDHEGEFYRFEQGFSEVKPAQKPHVPIYFGGASDVAVEVAGKHADVYALWGESLDQVRELTTRVRAEAAKHGRSIRFSVSFRPILADTEEAAWARAERILERTRALRLEQGYSRGGPQQSEGARRLLAAAEQGERVDKRLWTAIAKETGARSNSTALVGTPEQVADALLDYYDLGVTTFLIRGFDPLEDVVDYGRTLIPRVRELVAQRDAQRKAA; encoded by the coding sequence ATGAGCGTCGATTTCATCGGCATGATCCAGAGCCAGAAGCAGTCGGAAATCCATCCGCCTGATCCGAATGGACCGGTGATCGACCGCGACTACGTGCGTGCCTTTGCGCAGGCCCACGAGCAGGCCGGCTTCGACCGCATTCTGGTGCCGCACCATTCGACCGGCCCGTCGGCCACGTTGACGATCTCGTATGCGGCGGCGCTGACCGAACGCATCCACTTCATGCTGGCGCATCGCCCAGGCTTTACCAACCCGACGCTGGCCGCACGCCAGATTGCGACGCTGGATCAGTTCACGGGTGGGCGCCTGGGGGTGCACTTCATCTCGGGCGGCTCCGACAGCGAGCAGCGCCGCGATGGCGACTATCTCGACCACGACCAGCGCTACGCACGCACCGATGAATACCTCAGCATCCTGCGCCGCATCTGGACCGAGGCCAAACCGTTCGATCACGAGGGCGAATTCTACCGTTTCGAGCAGGGTTTCTCGGAGGTGAAACCCGCGCAGAAGCCGCATGTGCCGATCTACTTTGGCGGCGCGTCGGACGTGGCGGTAGAGGTGGCGGGCAAGCACGCCGATGTATACGCCCTGTGGGGGGAGTCGCTCGACCAGGTGCGTGAACTGACCACGCGTGTGCGTGCAGAAGCCGCCAAGCACGGCCGCAGCATCCGCTTCTCGGTATCGTTCCGGCCGATTCTGGCGGATACGGAAGAGGCCGCCTGGGCCCGCGCCGAGCGCATTCTTGAACGCACCCGCGCGCTGCGCCTGGAGCAAGGCTACAGCCGTGGCGGCCCGCAGCAGAGCGAAGGTGCACGTCGCCTGCTGGCCGCTGCCGAGCAGGGCGAGCGCGTCGACAAACGTTTGTGGACAGCCATCGCCAAGGAAACCGGGGCGCGCTCCAATTCCACCGCGCTGGTCGGCACGCCGGAGCAGGTGGCCGATGCGCTGCTCGACTACTACGACCTGGGCGTCACGACCTTCCTGATCCGCGGCTTCGATCCGCTGGAAGATGTGGTCGACTACGGCCGCACACTCATCCCGCGTGTGCGTGAGCTGGTGGCCCAGCGCGATGCACAGCGCAAGGCAGCGTGA
- a CDS encoding class II aldolase/adducin family protein — translation MSAVISIERPASTSLRLNPQPQQKFWFDPPAARTSVEAERRHRQERLAAAFRIFARHGFDLGLAGHITARDPELLDHFWVNPLGVHFSRIKVSDLLLVNARGETVIGNQPLNKAAFAIHAAIHEAHPHIVAAAHTHSTYGKAWSTLGRPLDPLTQDACSFYEDHALFDDFTGMVVDASEGERIARALTKPGGGTHKGVILKNHGILTAGPTVEAAAWWYIALDNAAHTQLLAEAAGTPQLIDAATARHTHSQVGGPEGSLHAFESLYAGLIAAEPDVLD, via the coding sequence ATGAGCGCAGTCATCTCCATCGAGCGCCCGGCGTCTACCTCGCTCCGGCTCAACCCGCAGCCACAGCAGAAGTTCTGGTTCGATCCGCCGGCGGCGCGCACGTCCGTTGAGGCAGAACGGCGCCATCGGCAAGAGCGCCTGGCAGCAGCTTTCCGCATCTTTGCGCGGCATGGCTTTGACCTTGGGCTGGCCGGGCATATCACCGCACGCGATCCAGAACTGCTCGACCACTTCTGGGTGAACCCGCTGGGCGTGCATTTCTCGCGCATCAAGGTGTCGGACCTACTGCTTGTCAACGCGCGTGGTGAGACGGTCATCGGCAACCAGCCGCTCAACAAGGCGGCGTTCGCCATTCATGCGGCGATTCACGAGGCGCACCCGCACATCGTGGCGGCGGCGCATACGCATTCGACGTACGGCAAAGCGTGGTCGACGCTGGGCCGGCCGCTCGATCCACTCACGCAGGATGCGTGCTCGTTCTATGAAGACCATGCCCTGTTTGACGACTTCACCGGCATGGTGGTCGACGCCAGCGAGGGCGAACGCATTGCGCGCGCACTGACCAAACCGGGCGGCGGCACGCACAAGGGTGTGATCCTGAAGAACCACGGCATCCTCACCGCCGGCCCCACCGTGGAGGCCGCCGCGTGGTGGTACATCGCGCTGGACAACGCCGCGCACACGCAACTTCTGGCTGAAGCGGCGGGCACGCCGCAGCTGATTGACGCCGCCACCGCGCGCCACACGCATAGCCAGGTGGGTGGGCCAGAAGGCTCGCTGCATGCGTTCGAGAGCCTGTACGCGGGCCTGATTGCCGCCGAGCCGGACGTGCTGGACTGA
- a CDS encoding ABC transporter substrate-binding protein, with protein MSQDNSGISRRKVLHAAAATALAAPALILGRKAYSQQRKLTFAWNQNSFCLTPIVVAQERGFFEKNGLQVDLINYSGSTDQLLESIATGKADAAVGMIHRWLKPLEAGFDVKIIGSSHGGCVRLVGSKAAGVTNLAALKGKTVGVSDLAAPGKHFFTILLAKHGIDPDRDITWRQYPADLLGVAVDKGEIQAIADGDPNLYLLEKRTNGAYVELATNLTGEYARKVCCVIGARGELVRNDRQAASGLARAIVQATDFVNENPNEAAKVFAKYSPKVAVDDLRKLYATLTYTHHPTGVDLRDEIAFYAEDFRRIGVIKKTTDPQRLAQHVYVNVLA; from the coding sequence ATGAGCCAAGACAATTCGGGTATCTCACGCCGCAAGGTACTGCACGCGGCGGCTGCCACGGCGCTGGCCGCACCGGCCCTGATCCTGGGTCGCAAGGCCTATTCGCAGCAGCGCAAGCTGACGTTTGCGTGGAACCAGAATTCGTTCTGCCTGACGCCCATCGTGGTGGCGCAGGAGCGCGGTTTTTTCGAGAAGAACGGTCTACAGGTCGACCTGATCAACTACAGCGGATCGACCGACCAACTGCTCGAATCCATCGCCACCGGCAAAGCCGATGCCGCGGTGGGGATGATCCACCGTTGGCTCAAGCCACTGGAGGCCGGCTTTGATGTGAAGATCATCGGCAGTTCGCATGGTGGCTGCGTACGGCTGGTGGGCTCCAAAGCGGCGGGCGTGACCAATCTGGCCGCACTCAAGGGCAAGACGGTGGGCGTGAGTGATCTGGCCGCGCCGGGCAAACACTTCTTCACCATCCTGCTGGCCAAGCACGGTATCGACCCCGACCGCGACATCACCTGGCGCCAGTACCCGGCCGACCTGCTGGGCGTGGCGGTGGACAAGGGCGAGATCCAGGCCATTGCCGACGGCGACCCGAACCTCTACCTGCTGGAAAAGCGCACCAACGGCGCCTATGTGGAACTGGCGACCAACCTCACTGGCGAGTACGCGCGCAAAGTCTGCTGCGTGATCGGCGCGCGTGGCGAACTCGTGCGCAATGACCGCCAGGCCGCCTCCGGCCTGGCACGCGCCATTGTGCAGGCGACGGACTTCGTCAACGAGAACCCGAACGAAGCCGCCAAGGTGTTTGCCAAGTATTCGCCCAAGGTGGCAGTGGACGATCTGCGCAAGCTCTACGCCACGCTCACCTATACGCACCACCCGACGGGTGTCGACCTGCGCGACGAGATCGCCTTCTATGCGGAGGACTTCCGCCGCATCGGCGTCATCAAGAAGACGACCGACCCGCAGCGCCTGGCGCAGCACGTCTACGTGAACGTGCTGGCGTAG
- a CDS encoding ABC transporter permease, which translates to MTTTTAPQTLEAPAALSNPFGGAITNARVWRSGTVAGLAWAAFGLLTWRWPNHVIGFSDWAFTAELGIAALLVGVALFILALVGAYVAPLRAVQETLLPLGPWLIAVPVVLGAWEVLTAKSGFLPTPFFAPPQALIEVYTEDWARLGGSVINTLKLLGLGYFFGALTGFLVGVSIGWSRAVGYWVHPVLRILGPLPATALLPITFYFFPSSYSAAAFLIALASGFPVAVLTWSGVAGVNKSYYDVARTLGASNAFLVLRVAIPAALPQVFVGLFMGLGASFTVLVTAEMMGVKSGLGWYLTWAQGWASYVNMYAALIVMALLFSSIITLLFKVRDRALVWQKGTLKW; encoded by the coding sequence ATGACTACGACTACCGCCCCACAAACGCTGGAGGCGCCTGCCGCGCTGTCCAACCCCTTTGGCGGCGCGATTACCAATGCGCGCGTATGGCGCTCTGGCACGGTGGCCGGGCTGGCGTGGGCCGCCTTCGGGTTGCTGACGTGGCGCTGGCCCAACCATGTGATCGGCTTCAGCGATTGGGCCTTCACAGCAGAACTCGGTATCGCGGCATTGCTGGTGGGCGTTGCGCTGTTCATTCTGGCGCTGGTGGGTGCGTACGTGGCACCCCTGCGTGCCGTGCAGGAAACGCTACTGCCTCTTGGGCCGTGGCTCATTGCCGTGCCGGTCGTGCTGGGCGCATGGGAAGTGCTAACAGCCAAGTCTGGTTTCCTGCCGACGCCGTTCTTTGCGCCGCCGCAGGCGTTGATCGAGGTCTACACCGAAGACTGGGCGCGCCTGGGCGGCAGCGTCATCAACACGCTCAAGCTGCTGGGGCTGGGCTACTTCTTTGGCGCGCTGACGGGCTTCCTGGTGGGCGTGTCGATCGGCTGGTCGCGTGCCGTGGGGTACTGGGTGCATCCGGTGCTGCGCATTCTGGGCCCGTTGCCCGCCACGGCGCTGCTGCCGATCACCTTCTACTTCTTCCCGTCGAGCTATTCGGCGGCGGCCTTTCTGATTGCGCTGGCGTCGGGCTTTCCGGTGGCGGTGCTCACGTGGTCCGGTGTGGCTGGCGTGAACAAGAGCTACTACGACGTGGCCCGTACGCTCGGTGCCTCCAACGCCTTCCTGGTGCTGCGTGTGGCAATTCCGGCTGCATTGCCGCAGGTATTCGTCGGGTTGTTCATGGGGCTGGGCGCATCGTTTACGGTGCTGGTGACGGCCGAGATGATGGGCGTGAAATCGGGCCTCGGGTGGTATCTGACGTGGGCCCAGGGCTGGGCCTCCTACGTGAACATGTATGCGGCGCTGATCGTGATGGCGCTACTGTTCTCCAGCATCATCACGCTGCTGTTCAAGGTGCGTGACCGCGCGCTGGTCTGGCAGAAGGGGACGCTGAAATGGTAG
- a CDS encoding ABC transporter ATP-binding protein translates to MVAVLEREAPVDAAAPVTPATTGARIDVQGVSHWFGSRANPLQVLDNVDLAIQPGEFVALLGPSGCGKSTLLRLIAGLEAPTRGRILQDDAPITEPNPSRVVVFQDPTLYPWRRVWDNVALGLQARGVLKAERDRVDDALERVGLKGFHRAFPHELSGGMAQRVALARALVNDPQLLVLDEPLGKLDSLTRLAMQSELVALWQRARFSTVLVTHDVEEALFLAQRVIIFSPRPARIAAELTVDLPYPRHRGDPRLNALRHEALGHLGLGQTW, encoded by the coding sequence ATGGTAGCCGTGCTTGAACGCGAAGCGCCGGTTGACGCGGCCGCACCCGTCACGCCTGCCACCACGGGCGCGCGCATTGACGTGCAGGGCGTGAGCCACTGGTTTGGCAGCCGCGCCAACCCGCTGCAGGTGCTCGACAACGTTGACCTGGCCATACAGCCCGGCGAGTTCGTCGCACTGCTAGGCCCCAGCGGCTGCGGGAAATCCACCTTGCTGCGCCTGATTGCCGGGCTGGAAGCGCCCACGCGCGGCCGCATTCTGCAGGACGATGCGCCCATCACCGAGCCCAATCCGTCGCGCGTTGTCGTGTTTCAAGACCCAACGCTGTATCCGTGGCGCCGCGTGTGGGACAACGTCGCTCTCGGCCTGCAGGCGCGCGGCGTGCTCAAGGCGGAGCGCGACCGCGTAGACGATGCGCTGGAGCGTGTCGGCCTCAAGGGCTTTCATCGCGCGTTCCCGCACGAGCTGTCGGGCGGCATGGCGCAGCGTGTGGCGCTGGCGCGTGCGCTGGTCAACGATCCGCAACTGCTGGTGCTGGACGAACCGCTGGGCAAGCTTGATTCCCTCACGCGGCTGGCCATGCAGAGTGAACTGGTGGCGTTGTGGCAGCGTGCGCGTTTCTCTACGGTGCTGGTCACGCACGATGTGGAAGAGGCATTGTTCCTGGCCCAGCGCGTGATCATCTTCAGCCCGCGCCCGGCGCGCATTGCAGCGGAGTTGACGGTCGACCTGCCTTATCCACGCCATCGCGGTGACCCACGCCTGAATGCCCTGCGGCACGAGGCGCTTGGCCACCTTGGCCTGGGCCAGACCTGGTAG
- a CDS encoding c-type cytochrome, with protein sequence MSGPPPTAWLNTLLGFLQWAQQGLLTLLHTLGLTRDVHGQAAWPWGTRIAGETLLIDLGQARQLGITLIAVALTVLAVLVAILVRRWRAVALGVAAGLLVVAPWPSAVVLSSAVPTSFHASPTAFSLASIANGGRVYNAACASCHGADGRGEGPLAATLTRWPPTVVGPLLGRHADGELFWHIAHGMRDAQGVATMPAFANRLSDNDIWAVLDYMKVLAASGGVRAGGWPLPVALPALSVRCGDAALEPLNAWRDRQRVRVVAIDAGSAEQVPFEDPRFQTLLVTPDGTLPSPTLPMRARCVVSGRDAWPIFAALAGTTPQTFSGTQLLADRNGWLRARGEPGTTWSDADFLCTSASRASETPRAAGLDTLIARMDTEPVRYVKGGFIH encoded by the coding sequence ATGAGCGGCCCTCCACCGACGGCCTGGCTCAATACGTTGCTCGGCTTCCTGCAATGGGCGCAGCAAGGTTTGCTGACGTTGTTGCACACGCTGGGCCTGACGAGAGATGTGCACGGCCAGGCAGCATGGCCCTGGGGAACACGCATTGCCGGTGAAACGCTGCTGATCGATCTCGGGCAGGCAAGGCAACTGGGCATCACGCTCATCGCGGTGGCGTTGACGGTGCTGGCGGTGCTGGTGGCGATACTGGTGCGTCGTTGGCGTGCGGTGGCGCTGGGTGTGGCGGCGGGCTTGCTGGTGGTGGCGCCGTGGCCGTCGGCGGTGGTGCTGTCCTCCGCCGTGCCGACCAGCTTTCATGCGAGCCCGACTGCGTTCTCCCTGGCCTCCATTGCCAACGGGGGCCGTGTGTACAACGCAGCCTGCGCAAGCTGCCACGGCGCAGATGGCCGCGGCGAGGGCCCGCTGGCCGCCACGCTCACGCGCTGGCCGCCCACCGTTGTCGGCCCGCTGCTTGGCCGCCATGCGGATGGCGAACTGTTCTGGCACATCGCGCACGGCATGCGGGACGCGCAAGGCGTGGCCACCATGCCCGCCTTCGCCAACCGGCTGAGCGACAACGACATCTGGGCGGTGCTCGACTACATGAAAGTGCTGGCCGCCAGCGGTGGCGTGCGCGCGGGGGGCTGGCCGTTGCCGGTGGCGCTGCCAGCGTTGTCCGTGCGTTGCGGCGATGCCGCCCTCGAACCGCTCAATGCCTGGCGTGATAGGCAGCGCGTGCGCGTCGTCGCCATCGATGCTGGCTCGGCAGAGCAGGTGCCCTTTGAAGACCCGCGCTTCCAGACCCTGCTTGTTACGCCGGACGGCACGCTGCCGTCTCCCACACTGCCCATGCGAGCGCGCTGCGTGGTGTCGGGCCGCGATGCCTGGCCCATCTTTGCTGCGCTTGCCGGCACCACGCCACAAACGTTCTCGGGCACGCAACTGCTGGCGGATCGCAATGGCTGGCTGCGTGCACGTGGCGAACCGGGAACCACCTGGTCCGACGCCGATTTTCTTTGCACCTCCGCCTCACGCGCCTCTGAAACGCCGCGCGCCGCGGGGCTCGACACCCTTATCGCCCGCATGGACACCGAGCCGGTGCGCTATGTGAAGGGCGGCTTCATCCATTGA
- a CDS encoding ABC transporter substrate-binding protein, whose translation MTISRRRFAQSALMLAAAPALSFAQARPVLKAGDQKGGLRALLEAADALKGVPYDIQWTEFPAAAPLAEALNAGAVDLGPIGDAPAIFALAAGTRIKLIGANRSDPYGTAVLVRLDSPLKTAADLKGKAIGTNRGSIGHLVALKALESAGLGPQDANFRFLPPADAKLALVNGSIDAWSTWEPYTAMAETAGHARVLVSGRGLWSGLSYLAATDAALAAKHDVLRDFLQRVVRAQVWSYQHVDSYSATLARIIGIAPEAARLQFARRQTVWRPIDAQLIAEQQRTADFYLKSGLLRQRLDVASTFDANFPLTA comes from the coding sequence ATGACGATCTCTCGACGACGTTTTGCACAATCTGCGCTGATGCTGGCGGCTGCGCCGGCCTTGTCCTTTGCACAGGCACGCCCCGTGCTCAAGGCCGGCGACCAGAAGGGCGGGCTACGTGCGCTCCTGGAGGCAGCAGACGCGCTCAAAGGCGTGCCTTACGACATTCAGTGGACAGAGTTTCCCGCTGCGGCGCCGCTGGCCGAGGCACTCAACGCGGGCGCGGTGGATCTGGGGCCGATTGGCGATGCGCCAGCCATCTTCGCGCTGGCAGCCGGCACACGTATCAAGCTGATCGGCGCGAACCGGTCCGACCCCTACGGCACGGCAGTGCTGGTGCGTCTGGATTCCCCGCTGAAGACGGCGGCGGACCTGAAGGGCAAAGCCATCGGCACCAACCGGGGTTCGATTGGGCATCTGGTGGCACTCAAGGCGCTGGAGTCTGCTGGGCTCGGGCCCCAGGATGCCAACTTCCGCTTTCTGCCGCCGGCCGATGCCAAGCTCGCCCTGGTCAACGGCTCCATTGATGCATGGTCGACATGGGAACCCTATACGGCGATGGCCGAAACCGCCGGGCATGCGCGCGTGCTGGTGAGCGGGCGCGGGCTGTGGTCGGGCCTGAGCTACCTGGCCGCCACGGACGCAGCATTGGCTGCCAAGCACGATGTTCTGCGCGATTTCCTGCAGCGTGTGGTGCGTGCACAGGTCTGGTCTTACCAGCATGTCGACAGCTATTCGGCCACGCTGGCGCGCATCATCGGCATTGCGCCCGAGGCGGCGCGGCTGCAGTTCGCGCGGCGCCAGACGGTGTGGCGGCCGATTGACGCGCAACTCATTGCCGAGCAGCAGCGCACAGCGGATTTCTATCTGAAGTCGGGCCTGCTCAGGCAAAGGCTGGACGTGGCATCGACCTTCGATGCCAACTTTCCGCTGACGGCCTGA
- a CDS encoding TetR/AcrR family transcriptional regulator: MATTAAPRKKRTETPFTPSESAVKSLDAAVRYVLDNGIGDMSLRRVAEAIGTSHRMLIYHFGSADEFWEIVLREIRHREQLARVRVQNDIADPVAAIEAAWERYASDAYLPIIRLLFELYARAIREPERFHDFLGDVVDSWLAPVAALFEAQLGLAPAEARARARIQVATMRGLLLDLVTTGDRKGTTAALKRFARMITAP, encoded by the coding sequence ATGGCCACCACCGCAGCACCGCGCAAAAAGCGCACCGAAACACCGTTTACACCCAGCGAATCCGCCGTCAAGTCACTGGATGCGGCGGTGCGCTATGTGCTCGACAACGGTATCGGCGACATGTCGTTGCGGCGCGTGGCCGAGGCCATCGGCACGAGCCACCGCATGCTGATCTACCACTTCGGCTCCGCCGACGAGTTCTGGGAGATCGTGCTGCGCGAGATCCGCCACCGCGAGCAGCTCGCGCGCGTGCGCGTCCAGAACGACATCGCCGACCCCGTGGCCGCCATTGAAGCCGCGTGGGAGCGCTACGCGTCAGACGCCTACCTGCCCATCATCCGGCTGCTGTTTGAGCTGTACGCACGTGCCATTCGCGAGCCCGAGCGCTTTCATGATTTTCTCGGCGATGTGGTGGACAGCTGGCTAGCGCCCGTTGCCGCGCTGTTTGAAGCCCAGCTTGGCTTAGCGCCTGCAGAAGCCCGCGCCCGTGCCCGTATTCAGGTGGCGACGATGCGCGGCCTGCTGCTCGACCTCGTGACCACGGGCGATCGCAAAGGCACCACTGCCGCATTGAAGCGCTTTGCGCGGATGATCACCGCGCCCTGA
- a CDS encoding MFS transporter, with protein sequence MTTLRHNLVGAAVGNFFEWLDFTLYGYFALAIARNFFPAGNEVLSTLAAVTAFAAGFVVRPFGAWCIGRYADRRGRKAAMVATVLLMGAGTLLIAIAPPYQTAGFLGTAMVVIGRLLSGFAASGESGAAGALVIESCPPHRRGWYGAVFSASTYLALAAGSGLALLVFGTLGVERTLDWGWRIGFVVGLCVIPVGAYLRRHMNESLHPGAMQASGTEARTLPARTLAAQIIMVSALTGFGSAVVYLAIVFMPAFATQALKIGQTTGAIGSTLAALAIIAGSLIGGPWSDRRGRSGIMLFGIVLALGIGTPLYEHLLASPTPGALFAFQGACAFGFGLFLGGSFPFFAERFPPGQRALGIGLGYNIGVMLFGAASPVVSTYALSQGIVRAPLYYLLAAAVVSVVAILCMRKPPVWQRPLIA encoded by the coding sequence GCGCTGGCCATTGCGCGCAACTTCTTTCCAGCAGGCAACGAGGTGCTTTCTACGCTGGCCGCCGTCACCGCGTTCGCCGCCGGCTTTGTCGTGCGTCCGTTCGGCGCCTGGTGCATCGGTCGCTACGCTGACCGGCGCGGTCGCAAGGCGGCGATGGTGGCAACCGTCCTGCTGATGGGCGCAGGCACGCTGCTGATTGCGATCGCCCCGCCCTATCAGACCGCCGGGTTTCTGGGGACCGCCATGGTGGTCATCGGCAGGTTGTTGTCCGGTTTTGCCGCTTCGGGCGAAAGCGGGGCCGCTGGCGCGCTGGTGATCGAGTCCTGCCCGCCACACCGGCGCGGCTGGTATGGCGCCGTGTTCAGTGCCTCCACCTACCTGGCGCTGGCAGCCGGGTCCGGATTGGCCCTGCTGGTGTTCGGCACACTGGGCGTGGAACGCACGCTGGACTGGGGCTGGCGCATCGGTTTTGTCGTGGGACTGTGCGTGATTCCAGTGGGGGCCTACCTGCGCCGGCATATGAACGAAAGCCTGCACCCCGGCGCCATGCAAGCCAGCGGCACGGAGGCACGCACGCTGCCCGCCCGTACGCTGGCCGCGCAGATCATCATGGTGTCGGCATTGACGGGTTTCGGCTCGGCGGTGGTCTACCTGGCCATTGTCTTCATGCCGGCATTTGCCACACAGGCGCTCAAGATCGGGCAGACCACCGGGGCCATCGGGTCAACGCTGGCGGCGCTCGCCATCATTGCCGGTTCGCTCATCGGCGGGCCCTGGTCGGACCGGCGTGGGCGCAGCGGCATCATGTTGTTCGGCATTGTGCTGGCGCTGGGCATCGGCACACCGCTCTATGAGCACCTGCTCGCCAGCCCCACGCCCGGGGCGCTGTTTGCTTTTCAGGGCGCCTGTGCGTTTGGGTTCGGCCTGTTCCTGGGCGGCAGCTTTCCGTTCTTTGCAGAGCGTTTTCCACCGGGACAGCGGGCGCTGGGCATTGGCCTTGGCTACAACATCGGTGTGATGCTGTTTGGCGCGGCGTCTCCCGTGGTGTCCACCTATGCGCTCTCGCAAGGCATCGTCCGGGCGCCGCTCTACTACCTGCTGGCAGCGGCAGTGGTGTCGGTGGTGGCCATCCTTTGCATGCGCAAGCCGCCGGTGTGGCAGCGCCCATTGATCGCGTAG